The nucleotide sequence TATTAACCTCAACCTGGCCTTTGCAGGCACATCGGGAGGAGAATACTTAGAGCGCCGTACAAAGGAGATGGGAATTACCCGTCAATTAGCTACCAAGGCAAGACGGAAAGGCCTGTTTTATGGCAGTGGGAATACACCTATAAATATACCTATAGGAAGCCGCTTTTCAATAGAAACTCTAAACTACGTTGCCTTAGGTAAATTAGCAGAAGGTGAATATATTATGGAGTGTGAAATATCAGGAACAGCGGGGAATGAGCCCTCCGGAGCCATGCTCCCCATTGATTATGTGCCCGGCCTGGTACGTGGAGAGCTTGCGGATATACTGGAATCCGGACAAGACGAAGAGACAGATGAGAAGTTGCTAAACAGGTACCAGCTTCATGTCAGAAAACCATCCACCTCAGGGAATATGTATCAATACCGGCAGTGGGCCTTTGAAATACCGGGAGTGGGGGATGCAAAAGTATTTCCGCTGTGGGATGGCCCCGGGACAGTCAAAGTAGTAATTGTGGATGCCAACAAACAGCCGGCCAACATGGGTCTTGTGGAAGAGACGGCAGAATATATTGAAACTGTGCGGCCTATAGGGGCTAATGTGTCGGTTGTATCTGGTACAGCAAAAGAGGTTGACGTATCTGCAACTGTTGAGTTGGCCGCAGGCTACACCCTGCAGTCTGTAACAGATGGATTTACAGCTGCACTGACCGACTATCTGAAAAGTATAACCTTTACCACAGCCTATATAAGCTATGCAAAGATAGGCACCGTTTTGCTGGGCACTCCAGGAGTGCTGGATTATAGCAGATTAACCGTAAATAACGACTTAGTAAATGTCGAGCTTGCTGATGAAGAGGTCCCTGTATCCGGCATCATAAGCTTGGGGGTGTAATGGATGACGTATCCAGATGACATTGATATTTTTGTTGAAAAGCTCAATAAGAAACAGGACGGCAGCGTCTATGTAATCCAAGAGGAGCTTTTCATGACAGACGGCAAATATGAAGGCATACTTTCACATGACAATATAACCAACAGCAGCATAAAGGTTTATACAGGACCCCAGCTTACAGGAGAGGAAATAACTAATTTTGTAGTATCTGTTTCCTCCTCGGCACCATGGCGCAAGTTTATAAAAATTTTTGCCGGTGCAGAAAAGGTGTATGTCACTTATGAAACTCCCGGTGACACTGTTGAAGCTGAGGACATAAAC is from Oxobacter pfennigii and encodes:
- a CDS encoding baseplate J/gp47 family protein, which translates into the protein MYENMTFEFILNRMLDRVPGNIDKREGSVIYDTLAPAAAELVQMYVELNINLNLAFAGTSGGEYLERRTKEMGITRQLATKARRKGLFYGSGNTPINIPIGSRFSIETLNYVALGKLAEGEYIMECEISGTAGNEPSGAMLPIDYVPGLVRGELADILESGQDEETDEKLLNRYQLHVRKPSTSGNMYQYRQWAFEIPGVGDAKVFPLWDGPGTVKVVIVDANKQPANMGLVEETAEYIETVRPIGANVSVVSGTAKEVDVSATVELAAGYTLQSVTDGFTAALTDYLKSITFTTAYISYAKIGTVLLGTPGVLDYSRLTVNNDLVNVELADEEVPVSGIISLGV